In the genome of Egicoccus sp. AB-alg2, one region contains:
- a CDS encoding sodium:solute symporter family protein, translating to MSTTKPGADESAPPVVRDNPMAKLGTFAVIVAVGAVYIAVTDADVQWGGVVSMFVFYGVFYYLGAFVASRQTESLADTMVAGRGLPLTIAVFTMTATWVDGGYVNGTAEYAYSDGLAWVQAPWGYALSLIIGGIWFAPKMRRLEFFTMVDPIDVRFGKNLAGASFLPALAAELFWTGAILTALGTTFGTLLGIDFVPAILLSAAIAIAYTVVGGMWSVAYTDVAQIGIIAIGLALVLPFGLGAVGGYDTMMDGYRDAMGTYAGLFPPAGAWDHPDWGPYFWNWIDFGLLLVFGGIAWQVYFQRVLSAKDPKTARWLSIGAGLLAIFIAVPAALLGIVANQADFAAAGASDLETPALALPYVLRYLVPGIVGAIGLGAIAAAVMSSVDSSILSASTMSGWNVYRRLFRPQASDAQVQKVIKRMIVILGVTGTLIALNVQSVYALWFLGSDFVYVLVFPLLVCALFVPFANRAGAIAGFVVAAVLRLGGGDPTLGLPVWLPYPWIEDGVVLWPFRTFAMVSGFATILVVSKLTAGISPPVAMRALEPESPERRAIAEARG from the coding sequence ATGAGCACGACCAAGCCAGGAGCCGACGAGTCCGCACCGCCCGTCGTGCGCGACAACCCGATGGCGAAGCTCGGCACGTTCGCCGTGATCGTCGCGGTCGGCGCCGTCTACATCGCCGTGACCGACGCCGACGTGCAATGGGGCGGCGTCGTGTCGATGTTCGTCTTCTACGGCGTCTTCTACTACCTCGGCGCGTTCGTGGCGTCACGGCAGACCGAGTCGCTGGCCGACACGATGGTCGCCGGCCGCGGGCTGCCGTTGACGATCGCCGTCTTCACCATGACGGCGACCTGGGTCGACGGTGGCTACGTCAACGGCACCGCGGAGTACGCCTACTCGGACGGGCTCGCGTGGGTGCAGGCGCCGTGGGGCTACGCGCTCAGCCTCATCATCGGCGGGATCTGGTTCGCCCCGAAGATGCGCCGGCTCGAGTTCTTCACGATGGTCGACCCCATCGACGTGCGGTTCGGCAAGAACCTCGCCGGCGCGTCGTTCCTGCCGGCCCTGGCGGCGGAGCTGTTCTGGACCGGCGCGATCCTGACGGCGTTGGGCACCACCTTCGGCACCCTGCTGGGCATCGACTTCGTGCCCGCGATCCTGCTGTCGGCGGCGATCGCGATCGCCTACACGGTCGTCGGGGGGATGTGGTCCGTGGCCTACACCGACGTGGCCCAGATCGGCATCATCGCGATCGGGCTGGCACTGGTGCTGCCCTTCGGCCTCGGCGCCGTCGGCGGCTACGACACGATGATGGACGGCTACCGCGACGCGATGGGTACCTACGCCGGACTGTTCCCGCCCGCGGGCGCCTGGGACCACCCGGACTGGGGACCGTACTTCTGGAACTGGATCGACTTCGGCCTGCTGCTGGTGTTCGGCGGCATCGCCTGGCAGGTCTACTTCCAGCGTGTGCTGTCGGCGAAGGACCCGAAGACGGCGCGGTGGCTGTCGATCGGTGCCGGCCTGCTCGCCATCTTCATCGCCGTGCCGGCCGCCCTGCTCGGCATCGTCGCCAACCAGGCCGACTTCGCCGCCGCGGGCGCCTCGGACCTGGAGACGCCCGCCCTGGCCCTGCCCTACGTGCTGCGCTACCTCGTCCCTGGCATCGTCGGCGCCATCGGTCTCGGGGCGATCGCGGCGGCCGTGATGTCCTCGGTGGACTCCTCGATCCTGTCCGCATCGACCATGAGCGGCTGGAACGTCTATCGCCGCCTCTTCCGGCCGCAGGCCAGCGACGCCCAGGTGCAGAAGGTCATCAAGCGGATGATCGTCATCCTCGGCGTGACCGGCACGCTGATCGCCCTGAACGTGCAGAGTGTGTACGCGCTGTGGTTCCTCGGCTCCGACTTCGTGTACGTGCTGGTGTTCCCGCTGCTGGTCTGTGCGCTGTTCGTCCCCTTCGCCAACCGTGCCGGTGCGATCGCCGGCTTCGTCGTCGCCGCGGTGTTGCGCTTGGGCGGCGGCGACCCCACGCTCGGCCTGCCGGTGTGGCTCCCCTACCCCTGGATCGAGGACGGTGTGGTCCTCTGGCCCTTCCGGACCTTTGCGATGGTGTCCGGCTTCGCGACCATCCTGGTGGTGTCCAAGCTGACGGCCGGCATCAGCCCGCCGGTCGCCATGCGGGCGCTCGAACCGGAGTCGCCGGAGCGCCGCGCCATCGCCGAGGCCCGCGGCTGA
- a CDS encoding polyprenyl synthetase family protein has translation MTTEARSGQPPRAARLSIPAPVLDELEAHGLPVAQVLDGVEQRLHDQVSSNNAFVDEVARYLISAGGKRFRPLMVALTGYLGPNTPVTRPSANGTLRSLVDAGVIVELVHLATLYHDDVIDEAPARRGTPSANSRWDNTVAILTGDYLFARASDLSADLGVDVTRIMARTLARLCEGQIREVQGSLGAMPDVPQLEPTLEHYLEVISGKTASLIETSCRYGALLSGASEAQVEAAARYGWNVGMAFQLSDDILDVASESEESGKTPGTDLKEGVRTLPVLHALAQDPDGELAALLDGELDDADVERALELLRAGDSLARSREHAARYVTAAVDELRMFGERPVVTALTRLAEYSLDRVG, from the coding sequence GTGACGACCGAGGCCCGCTCCGGACAGCCGCCGCGCGCCGCGCGGCTGTCGATCCCTGCCCCGGTCCTCGACGAGCTCGAGGCCCACGGACTGCCGGTCGCGCAGGTCCTCGACGGTGTCGAGCAGCGCCTGCACGACCAGGTGTCGTCCAACAACGCGTTCGTGGACGAGGTCGCCCGCTACCTCATCAGCGCCGGCGGCAAGCGGTTCCGTCCGCTGATGGTCGCGCTGACCGGCTACCTCGGCCCCAACACGCCGGTCACACGCCCGAGCGCCAACGGCACGCTGCGCTCGCTGGTCGACGCCGGCGTGATCGTCGAGCTGGTGCACCTCGCGACGCTGTACCACGACGACGTCATCGACGAGGCGCCTGCCCGGCGCGGGACGCCGTCGGCCAACTCGCGCTGGGACAACACCGTCGCGATCCTCACGGGCGACTACCTGTTCGCGCGCGCCTCGGACCTGTCGGCCGACCTCGGCGTCGACGTGACCCGCATCATGGCCCGCACCTTGGCACGCCTGTGCGAGGGCCAGATCCGCGAGGTCCAGGGGTCGCTCGGGGCGATGCCCGACGTGCCCCAGCTCGAGCCGACCCTCGAGCACTACCTCGAGGTGATCTCCGGCAAGACGGCGTCGCTGATCGAGACCTCCTGCCGGTACGGGGCGCTGCTGTCGGGTGCATCCGAGGCGCAGGTCGAGGCGGCGGCCCGCTACGGCTGGAACGTCGGTATGGCCTTCCAGCTGTCCGACGACATCCTCGACGTCGCCTCCGAGAGCGAGGAGTCGGGCAAGACGCCGGGCACGGACCTCAAGGAGGGCGTGCGCACCCTGCCGGTGCTGCACGCGTTGGCGCAGGACCCCGACGGCGAGCTGGCCGCGCTGCTCGACGGTGAGCTGGACGACGCCGACGTCGAGCGTGCGCTGGAGCTGCTGCGGGCCGGCGACAGCCTCGCCCGCTCGCGCGAGCACGCCGCGCGCTACGTGACCGCGGCGGTCGACGAGCTCAGGATGTTCGGCGAACGGCCGGTCGTGACCGCGCTCACCCGCCTGGCCGAGTACTCGCTCGACCGGGTGGGCTGA